The genomic DNA TGTGGGCGGCGCGCGCGGCAGCCACCGCGGACTCCTCGGCGGCACGGCGCGATCCCATCTCCGCCAGGGGTCGTTCGCCGGCGGCGATGCTCATCCGGGATGCGGCGGTCGCGACGGCGGAGTCGTGGTTCAGCACGCTGAGAGCGAGCGTCTCCAGCACGACGGCGTCGGCGAAGGTGCCCTCGACGGTCAGCACGGGGGAGCCGGGGAAGTACAGCTCGCCTTCGCGGTAGCCGCTGATCGACCCGCTGAATCGGTAATTCTCGAGATGGCGCAGAGTGTCGGCATCCACCACCTGACCGTCGCGAAGATAGCGGAGCTCGTCGTCACCGAACCGGAAGTCGCGCAGCAGGGAGAGCAGGCGTCCGGTGCCGGCCAGCACGCCGAAGCGGCGACCGCCGGACAGTCGGCGCGAGAACAGTTCGAACACGCACGGGCGTGATGCCGTGCCGTCGCGCAGGGCGGCGGCGAGCATGGTGAGTTCGTAGCGGTCGGTGAGCAGCGCCGTCGACGAGGTCATCCGCTCAGCATAGTGAGCGATGACGCGCTCGCGCCGCGTGCGCGGGTAGGCTGGTGAGTCATGAACGACGCGCCGATCGGAATCTTCGACTCCGGTGTCGGCGGGCTCACGGTGGCTCGCGCGATCCACGCCCAGTTGCCCCGTGAATCGTTCGTGTACATCGGTGACACCGCTCATTCGCCCTATGGCCCGAAGCCGATCGCCGACGTGCGGCGGTATTCGCTGGAGGTGCTCGACACGCTCGTCGACCAGGGCGTGAAGATGCTCGTGATCGCCTGCAACACCGCATCCGCCGCGATGCTGCGCGATGCGCGCGAGCGGTACGACGTGCCGGTGGTCGAAGTGATCGGTCCGGCGGTGCGCCGCGCGGTCTCCACGACCCGCAACGGGCGGGTCGGCGTGATCGGCACGGTCGGCACGATCGGCTCCCGCGCGTACCAGGACATGCTCGAGGTGAACGAGACCCTCGAAGTGTTCACCGCGGCGTGCCCGCGTTTCGTCGAGTTCGTCGAAGCGGGCATCACCGGTACGCCGGAGGTGCTCGCGACGGCCGAGGAATACCTCGCGCCGCTGCGCGAGGCGGGCGTCGACACCCTCGTCCTCGGATGCACCCACTACCCGTTCCTGCGCGGTGCGATCGGCTACGTCATGGGGGAGGGCGTGACCCTCGTCTCCAGTGACGATGAGACCGCCGGCGACGTCTACCGCCAGCTCGTGCGCGGAGACCTGCTGGCGTCGCCAGATGCGACGGCACGCTATGTCTACGAGGCGACCGGTGACTCCGCATCCGAGTTCACCGCCCTCGCCAATCGCCTGATGGGGCACGAGGTGCGCGATGTGCAGCTGGTGCAGACCGGCGTCATCACACTTCCCGCATCCGCCGCCGAGCAGGCCCGCTCACCACAACCCTGAAGGAAACCCATGACTGACATCGTCCGCGCCGACGGCCGTTCCATCGATCAGCTCCGCGAGATCACGATCGAACGGGGCTGGAGCGCCCACGCCGAGGGGTCGGCGCTGATCAGCTTCGGGGGCACCAAGGTGCTCTGCACGGCCT from Microbacterium sp. LWO13-1.2 includes the following:
- the murI gene encoding glutamate racemase, which gives rise to MNDAPIGIFDSGVGGLTVARAIHAQLPRESFVYIGDTAHSPYGPKPIADVRRYSLEVLDTLVDQGVKMLVIACNTASAAMLRDARERYDVPVVEVIGPAVRRAVSTTRNGRVGVIGTVGTIGSRAYQDMLEVNETLEVFTAACPRFVEFVEAGITGTPEVLATAEEYLAPLREAGVDTLVLGCTHYPFLRGAIGYVMGEGVTLVSSDDETAGDVYRQLVRGDLLASPDATARYVYEATGDSASEFTALANRLMGHEVRDVQLVQTGVITLPASAAEQARSPQP